CGCGGGCGGATTCGGGAAATCTATCAGGCCGGGCCAGAGCCATTGCCCGCCGAGCTGCTGGAGGACACGCGCCAGTGGCTGAGCGATGACGAGGAAGTGCGCCCTGTGCTGATCCGGCTCGCCGATCGCCCCTATCTGCTGGTCAGTGACCGGGTCGCGGACACTGGCGGCTACAACATGGGACGACTCATGGTGCTGGTGCCCATCGATGCGGCTTTTTTGGCCGCGTCCAATGGCTCCGTGGCATCGGATCGGTCCTTGGTGGCGCTGATCGATCCGGACGAGCAGCGCATCCTGGCCACCGACGAGCCTGGCCGACTGGCGCTGGGCAGCATGGTGGACGACTGGACCGACAGCTATCTGATCACCCGGCAGTCACTGCCCGCTTACGAGGGTTCCAACTGGAACATGCTGTTCGCGACCTTCGTCCCGCGTCACAGCATCAAACGCATGTCCCGTCATACGGTGCATTTCGAGCGGCGCCAGCGGGTGGTGGCGGCGTTGGTTTTCATCGGTGTCTTCACGCTGGTGATTTATCTGGTCTCGGCACGGCTGAACAAGGTGCTGGTGCGCATGTCGTCGTTTTCCCAGCGGGCGCTCGGCATCGAGCATCCGTCCTTCAGTCGCGGCGGCAACCAGCTGCTGTTGCTGGAAGAGTGGATTCAGCAGTTCACCCAGCTGGTGCTGCACGCGCGCGAGGAAATGCGCCGCAAGCACGAAAGCGAAATGCGCCAGACCGAGGCGCTGAAGGCCGCCATTATGGAGGCCTCGCTCGATGCCATCATCACTCTGAACCGCGATGGGCGGATGATCGACTGCAACCCCACCGCGGAGCAGATGTTTGGTTTCGACGCCCAGCAGGCGCTGAACGAAGCTTTCGCGCAGGGTTTCGTCGCCGCGAGCGATGCAAGCGCCTTCGAGGCCATGCTGGGCGAGTCGGCCGGACATCGCATTGGAGAGCATCAGACCCATGTGCGCGGTGAGCTAAACGCCTGCCGCGCTGATGGCATGGTGTTCCCAATCGAGCTGTCCATCGTGCCCATTGACCTGGAAGAGGAGCGCTTCTATACGCTCTACATTCATGACATCACCAAGCGCAAGCAGGCGGAGCGGGAAATCCGCAGTCTGGCGCGCTTCGCCAGCGAGAGCCCTAACCCCATCCTGCGCGCCAGCGAAAAGGGCGAGATCGTCTATGCCAATGTCGCGAGCAAGCCGCTGATGGACTTTTGGAACACACAGCCCAACGGACTGCTGCCCGAGCCCTGGTGCGAGACCCTGCAAGAGGCGCTGGGGGATGGCAACCCGCGCGAGCGCGAAGCCGACTTCGCCAGCCATATCTTTTCGCTGCTGTTCGTGCCGATTCAGGATCTCGGCTATGTGAATGTCTACGCCCGCGACATCACCGCCGTGCGCCGCGCGGAGCAGGAGTCGCGCCAGCATCAGGCCGAGCTGGTGCATGTCTGCCGCCTCAGCACCATGGGCGAGGTGGCCACCGGCATGGCGCACGAGCTCAATCAGCCCTTATCGGCCATCGTCAACTATGCCAAGGGCGCCAGCCGGCGTCTGCAGGGCGGCATGTGCGAGACCGAGCCGCTGGTCGCAGCCATGAGCCAGATTTCCAGCCAGGCCGAACGGGCCGGGGAGATCATCCGCCGGCTGCGCGCGCTGGTGGGCAAACAGCCGCCGATCCGCTCGCGGGTGGACCTCAATTATCTGGTGCGCGAGGTCTGCGGTTTCGTCGAGTTCGACACTGAACGCCTGGGGGTGGCCCTGGAACTCGACCTGGCCGCCGGCGAGATTCCCGTCGATGTCGACCTGGTGCAGATCGAGCAGGTCCTGCTGAATTTGATCCGCAACGCGCTCGACGCCCTGGCCGAGCAGCCGGCAGACGATCGCCTATTGCGCATCGCCACGCGCACCACCGAGGCCACCGCCATCGTCAGCCTGACCGATAGCGGGCCTGGCATTCCAACCGCACGCATGCAACGGTTGTTCGATCCCTTCTTCACCACCAAGGATACCGGTATGGGCATGGGACTGCCGATCAGCCAGACCATCCTTGACAACCACGACGGGCGCATCTGGGCCGAATCCAATCCGGGGCAGGGGGCCTGCTTTTCCATCCAGCTGCCGGTCGCCCCGCCGGACGAGTCTGAGGCAGGCGAAGACGTGACAGCTCCGGATAACCAGACGGATTGAGCACCCGAGTCCGGTGCAGGCCCAATGCAGGTCGCGGCCGAAATCGCTACACTGCGGGATTATGGCGCAAGAATCCGGGGTTCCGGCCCAAAACCGGACATTCCCCTGCGATCACCATCTATCAATCACATTCCGCTTTGTCAGGAGAACGCATGTTCGACACCACGATGCAGATTCAAGGCTACGACGATGAACTCTTCCAGGCGCTGTGCGACGAGGAGCGCCGCCAGGAGGAGCATGTCGAGCTGATCGCGTCCGAGAATTACGCCAGCCCCCGAGTGCTCGAGGCCCAGGGCTCGGTGCTGACCAACAAATACGCCGAGGGCTATCCGGCCAAACGCTACTACGGCGGCTGTGAGTATGTCGATGTCGCCGAGCGCCTCGCCATCGAGCGCGCCAAGGCCTTGTTTGGCGCCGACTATGCCAATGTGCAGCCGCATTCTGGCTCCCAGGCCAATGCTGCTGTCTACATGGCCCTGTGCCAGCCGGGCGATCATGTCCTCGGCATGAGCCTGGCCCACGGCGGCCATCTGACCCATGGCGCCAAGCCGAACTTCTCCGGCAAGCTCTACAACGCCGTGCAATATGGGCTGAACCCCGACACCGGCGAGATCGACTACGACCAGGTCGCGGCGCTTGCGCGAGACCATCGCCCGAAGATGATCGTCGCCGGTTTCTCGGCCTACTCGCGGGTGGTGGATTGGCAGCGCTTCCGCGACATCGCCGATGAGGTGGGCGCCTATCTGCTGGTCGACATGGCCCATGTCGCCGGTCTGGTCGCCGCTGGTGTCTATCCGAGCCCCGTTGGCATCGCCGATGTCACCACTACCACCACCCACAAGACCCTGCGCGGCCCGCGCGGTGGCCTGATTCTGGCCAAGTCCAACCCTGAGATCGAGAAAAAGCTCAACTCCCTGGTCTTCCCCGGCATCCAGGGTGGCCCGCTGATGCATGTCATCGCCGCCAAGGCCGTCGCCTTCAAAGAGGCTATGGAACCTGCGTTCAAGACCTACCAGCAGCAGGTTGTGACCAATGCGCGCGCCATGGCGGAAGTCTTCATCCAGCGCGGCTTTGATGTCGTCTCCGGCGGCACCGACGATCACCTGTTCCTGGTCAGCTTCATCACCCAGGGCCTGACGGGCAAGGATGTCGACGCCTGGCTGGGCGCGGCCAATATCACCGTCAACAAAAATGCCGTGCCCAATGACCCGCAGTCGCCTTTCGTGACCAGCGGCATTCGCGTCGGCACCCCGGCCATCACCACCCGCGGCTTCAGCGAGGCAGACGCGCGCGGCCTGGCCGGCTGGATGTGCGATGTGATCGACAGCCGCGGGGACGCGGGCGCCATCGACAAGGTCAAGGCGCTGGTGCTTGAGCTGTGCCGTCGCCACCCGGTCTATGCGCGTTGAGCGCCTAAGGTCGCTCCATGCGCTGCCCCTTCTGCGGTGCCCAGGAGACCAAGGTCGTCGACTCGCGCCTCTACGGCGACGGCGACCAGGTGCGCCGCCGCCGCCGCTGCATTGTCTGCGGCGAGCGCTTCACCACCTACGAGGTCGCCGAACTGGAACTGCCGCGGGTGATCAAGCGCGACGGCTCGCGGGTTCCCTTCGACGGGCGCAAGCTGCGCGCAGGGCTGCTGCGAGCCGTCGAGAAGCGCCCGGTCAGCGCCGATGATATCGAAACCGTCATCGCGCGCATCAGTCGCCGCCTGCTGGCGACCGGCGCGAGCGAAGTCCAGTCGCGCGAGATCGGCGAGTTCCTGATGGACGAGCTGCGCGGGCTCGATCAAGTCGCCTATGTGCGCTTTGCCTCGGTCTACCGGGAGTTCGAGGATGTCGATGCCTTCCGCGAGGAGATCGAACGGCTTGAGCGCCAGCCCTCACCTGAGGTGAAACGCGCCCAGCTCGATCTGCTGAGCGTGCTCGATGCCAAGCAGGAGTCCCGGCACGAATCCCGCAAGGAACCCAAATCCGGCAAGCAACCCGGCAAGCCATCCCGATGACCGCCGCCGCTGATGCACACTGCATGGCCCGCGCGCTGCGCCTCGCCGAGCGCGGACTCTGCAGTACCGACCCCAATCCGCGCGTCGGCTGCGTGCTGGCGCGCGATGGCGAGATCATTGCCGAGGCCTGGCATGAACGCGCCGGCGAGCCCCATGCCGAACCGCTCGCCCTGCGCCAGGCCGGTGAGCGCGCACGCGGTGCCACCGCCTATGTCACCCTCGAGCCCTGCTGCCATCGCGGGCGCACACCACCTTGCACCGACGCGCTGATCGAGGCCGGAGTCACGCGCGTGGTCTCAGCCATGCCGGACCCAAATCCGCAGGTGGCCGGGCAGGGGCACGAACAGCTGCGCGCGGCCGGAATCGCGGTCGAGGTCGGTTTGATGCAATCGCAAGCGCAGGCGCTGAACCCAGGCTTCATTCGCCGCATGCACACCGGCCGGCCCTGGGTGCGCTGCAAGCTGGCGATGAGCCTGGACGGGCGCACCGCCATGGCCAGTGGCGAAAGCCGCTGGATCACCGGCGAGGCGGCAAGGGCCGACGTGCAGCGCCTGCGTGCGCGCTCCTCGGCCATTGTCACAGGCATCGGCACCGTGCTGGCCGATGATCCCTCGCTCAATGTGCGCATCGACCCGCTCAGCGGCCAAGCATCGACCGGCGTGCCGGCAGTTGGCAAAGTCGCGCGTCAGCCGCTGCGCGTGGTACTCGACAGCCAGCTGCAATTGCCGACCTCCGCGCGCCTGCTCGACATCCCCGGGCGCACGCTGGTGATGACCACCGTTGGCCAGGAGCATGCAAACTGGAACTCGCTTGAAGTCGCCGGCGCCGAGATTCTGAGCATGGTGCCGTCGGCGACGGGCCAGATCGACCTGGGCAGGGCGCTGCAAGAGCTCGCGCGGCGGGAGTGTAACGAGGTCCTGATCGAAGCCGGCCCGCGCCTGGCCGGAGCCGCCCTGCGCGGTGGCTGTATTGACGAGCTCTGGGTTTATCTGGCACCGCATCTGATGGGCGATGCCGCGCGCGGACTCTTTCAGCTGCCGGGCCTCACACACATGGACGAGCGCATTGAGCTCGAATGGCTCGAGCTGCGCCAGATTGGCGATGATCTGCGCCTGCGCCTACGCCGGCGCGACGTCACGACCGCCAGCGCAGCGCTGGCTACCTGAGGCGGGGCAGGGCGCTCATGTGCGAGTTGTTCGCCATGTCCAGCCGAGTGCCCGCCACCCTCGGCCTGTCGCTCGGGCGCCTGGCGCGCCATAGCAGCGGTAGCGAGGCAACGCACCGGGACGGCTGGGGGTTGGCCTGCTACGAAGAACGCGACTGCCTGCTGCTGCGCGAGCCGCGGCCGGCGTGCGAGAGCCTGCTGTTGCGCTTTGTCGATGTCCAGGGCGTGCGCACCTGCATGGCCGTCTCACACCTGCGTCAGGCCACCTTCGGCGCCCGCTCATTGCAAAACACCCAGCCATTCGTGCGCGAACTGGGAGGCCGCAGTCATGTGTTTGCGCACAAT
Above is a genomic segment from Thiorhodovibrio litoralis containing:
- the glyA gene encoding serine hydroxymethyltransferase, whose product is MFDTTMQIQGYDDELFQALCDEERRQEEHVELIASENYASPRVLEAQGSVLTNKYAEGYPAKRYYGGCEYVDVAERLAIERAKALFGADYANVQPHSGSQANAAVYMALCQPGDHVLGMSLAHGGHLTHGAKPNFSGKLYNAVQYGLNPDTGEIDYDQVAALARDHRPKMIVAGFSAYSRVVDWQRFRDIADEVGAYLLVDMAHVAGLVAAGVYPSPVGIADVTTTTTHKTLRGPRGGLILAKSNPEIEKKLNSLVFPGIQGGPLMHVIAAKAVAFKEAMEPAFKTYQQQVVTNARAMAEVFIQRGFDVVSGGTDDHLFLVSFITQGLTGKDVDAWLGAANITVNKNAVPNDPQSPFVTSGIRVGTPAITTRGFSEADARGLAGWMCDVIDSRGDAGAIDKVKALVLELCRRHPVYAR
- a CDS encoding PAS domain-containing sensor histidine kinase → MNIRLTKFKHLIFSLLRRMPMPVIAIVIGLAAGFAVWGVLDQIQSRAIKKIFGDELQQRLDLGSRESLLRFNQYLTNYAATTRLLANHRRLSQYLEPLFWFPEEEVDPVIYEGFRPLWLPDFFERNALLAPSHVALVDTRGRIREIYQAGPEPLPAELLEDTRQWLSDDEEVRPVLIRLADRPYLLVSDRVADTGGYNMGRLMVLVPIDAAFLAASNGSVASDRSLVALIDPDEQRILATDEPGRLALGSMVDDWTDSYLITRQSLPAYEGSNWNMLFATFVPRHSIKRMSRHTVHFERRQRVVAALVFIGVFTLVIYLVSARLNKVLVRMSSFSQRALGIEHPSFSRGGNQLLLLEEWIQQFTQLVLHAREEMRRKHESEMRQTEALKAAIMEASLDAIITLNRDGRMIDCNPTAEQMFGFDAQQALNEAFAQGFVAASDASAFEAMLGESAGHRIGEHQTHVRGELNACRADGMVFPIELSIVPIDLEEERFYTLYIHDITKRKQAEREIRSLARFASESPNPILRASEKGEIVYANVASKPLMDFWNTQPNGLLPEPWCETLQEALGDGNPREREADFASHIFSLLFVPIQDLGYVNVYARDITAVRRAEQESRQHQAELVHVCRLSTMGEVATGMAHELNQPLSAIVNYAKGASRRLQGGMCETEPLVAAMSQISSQAERAGEIIRRLRALVGKQPPIRSRVDLNYLVREVCGFVEFDTERLGVALELDLAAGEIPVDVDLVQIEQVLLNLIRNALDALAEQPADDRLLRIATRTTEATAIVSLTDSGPGIPTARMQRLFDPFFTTKDTGMGMGLPISQTILDNHDGRIWAESNPGQGACFSIQLPVAPPDESEAGEDVTAPDNQTD
- the ribD gene encoding bifunctional diaminohydroxyphosphoribosylaminopyrimidine deaminase/5-amino-6-(5-phosphoribosylamino)uracil reductase RibD: MTAAADAHCMARALRLAERGLCSTDPNPRVGCVLARDGEIIAEAWHERAGEPHAEPLALRQAGERARGATAYVTLEPCCHRGRTPPCTDALIEAGVTRVVSAMPDPNPQVAGQGHEQLRAAGIAVEVGLMQSQAQALNPGFIRRMHTGRPWVRCKLAMSLDGRTAMASGESRWITGEAARADVQRLRARSSAIVTGIGTVLADDPSLNVRIDPLSGQASTGVPAVGKVARQPLRVVLDSQLQLPTSARLLDIPGRTLVMTTVGQEHANWNSLEVAGAEILSMVPSATGQIDLGRALQELARRECNEVLIEAGPRLAGAALRGGCIDELWVYLAPHLMGDAARGLFQLPGLTHMDERIELEWLELRQIGDDLRLRLRRRDVTTASAALAT
- the nrdR gene encoding transcriptional regulator NrdR, whose amino-acid sequence is MRCPFCGAQETKVVDSRLYGDGDQVRRRRRCIVCGERFTTYEVAELELPRVIKRDGSRVPFDGRKLRAGLLRAVEKRPVSADDIETVIARISRRLLATGASEVQSREIGEFLMDELRGLDQVAYVRFASVYREFEDVDAFREEIERLERQPSPEVKRAQLDLLSVLDAKQESRHESRKEPKSGKQPGKPSR